One genomic region from Onychostoma macrolepis isolate SWU-2019 chromosome 23, ASM1243209v1, whole genome shotgun sequence encodes:
- the tns2a gene encoding tensin-2 isoform X7: protein MGCALSADSCGDEPDPVPVRGSLRRERAKSRGNMRLTKAGKGEPHVFKEKTFKKKRQCGVCRQSVENLGSFCRVCKTATHKKCEAKINTACIPAQPSELRRGTSSSRHIQHLGSTKSLTYTKQRNTLPRSFSVDRVMDRVMERNYDFDLTYITERIISVFFPPLLEEQRYRLNLREVAAMLKSKHQDKFLLFNLSERRHDITRLNPKVHDFGWPDMHAPPLDKICAMCKAMENWLNSDPQHVVVLHCKGNKGKTGVIIAAYMHYSKISAGADQALSTLAMRKFCEDKVSSSLQPSQNRYIYYFGGLLSGAIKMNSSPLFLHQVLIPTIPNFQEDGGFFPFLKIYQSMQLVYTSGIYDLQGSGSRRLIVTIEPALLLKGDIMVKCYHRQVQSAERDSVFRLQFHTCTIHGAQLWFGKGELDEACSDDRFPSDATVEFVFSSGPEKIKGRVSQRNDPAVSVDYNTNDPVVRWDSYENFNQRHQDSLEDIAHTRGPLDGSLYAQVKKRRAAGSTSTSLPSTNGSPARSPARSSEERPSQLLSVSTDSGHSSVPPDRLDEPTRQAPPTQQEREELERLLGGIEGDGGRDRDRETAILDDGDSLPPERTGSLRLGRSCSCRVGYRSQRCAEPGCDGLHHLSNGYCLDRPTTTNGHTGAPSPGMPSVIGLCQHHSAHPHQSLPPPDLLWDRQQGPQHYLHRTCSEGPSRHLCPYPSQEISPHPHSLSPRLLCRAEEYIAYPHHHHNHPHHPKPSGPYHDVMMIDGLVTPGCPCRDCCLRREDFHTLRLDREEGIHWEREAELHRDTGLRRGREADMQRGAEIWDREAGLRRGREMSLHWDRDREAELQWEREREAEYWHRRATVSPYGPHGHELPAFNFDPLPAGHPAYPEPSRSHSHAHLDLKYSSSSSGYQTPHQTCPCSPYQPSPSESRGYASGYQSESTSPLPPPSASCSGPVHHASGPTDNQTDSHPQQYTSDTNTDSIGWRSHITHGSLRRTHRDPHAPCSTPSDISGPPTPVHTSSPLRTQESLSVREHESREVNSESSSAHSHNRTHPPAPQSNSTSPGCRQTALSSSQEIPEIHPFPATPTTAQQLSAHSSPTTPSTPQISAEHPTSLTPSSKSTQSQTNSSPTAATVPPTREMVLQSTETVKPALSRGPSSPIPSESIPAHSQSNGVSPSPEPDTPSASSAPASPQLPTGEHESSSSPEPPVPGFATLGRKLMLGSETSLPTGHSMDGSPSSTPTFPISPACCTPSPPPGSYSGCLAASVPQPPLPEKRRPSGLPGSPNGRSGTLRASMSHQPSVQHHVTFSPSVGELTVPAGQGEVGVEGEMGSRVSVKFVQDSSRFWYKPGISREQAIAALKEREPGAFLIRDSNSFQGAYGLALKVASPPPNVNNHSSKGGDPLEQLVRHFLIETGPRGVKIKGCQNEPYFGSLSALVYQHSITPISLPCALRIPEKDPIGEFVEVQPVSNMSTAADLLKQGAACNVLYLNSVETESLTGPQAIAKATGATMLRSPRPSATVVHFKVSAQGITLTDSQRRVFFRRHYPINSVTFSNVDPQDRRWTNSDSTTSKVFGFVAKKPGSVAENVCHLFAELDPEQPATAIVNFINKVMLAPQRR from the exons GCAGGGAAGGGTGAGCCCCACGTCTTTAAAGAAAAGACCTTCAAAAAGAAGCGGCAGTGTGGGGTGTGCAGGCAGAGCGTGGAGAATTTGGGCTCTTTTTGTCGAG TCTGCAAAACAGCCACTCATAAGAAATGCGAAGCCAAG ATCAACACAGCCTGCATCCCAGCGCAGCCCTCCGAACTG CGAAGGGGAACATCCTCCTCTAGACACATTCAGCATCTG GGCTCAACCAAGTCTCTGACCTACACCAAACAGAGAAACACTCTCCCGAG GAGCTTCAGTGTGGACCGGGTGATGGACAGAGTGATGGAGAGGAACTATGATTTCGACCTCACATACATCACGGAGAGGATCATCTCTGTCTTTTTCCCTCCTCTGCTGGAAGAACAGCGGTACCGCCTCAACCTCAGGGAGGTGGCAGCCATGCTCAAATCCAAACACCAGGACAAGTTTCTG TTATTCAATCTGTCTGAGCGGAGGCATGACATCACCCGTTTAAACCCAAAG gttcATGACTTCGGCTGGCCAGATATGCACGCTCCTCCTCTGGATAAGATCTGTGCCATGTGCAAAGCCATGGAGAACTGGCTGAACTCCGACCCCCAGCATGTGGTCGTTCTGCACTGTAAG ggcaACAAAGGAAAGACAGGTGTTATTATCGCGGCCTACATGCATTACAGCAAGATATCAGCAGG GGCAGATCAGGCCCTCAGCACATTGGCAATGAGGAAGTTTTGTGAAGATAAAGTGTCGTCCTCTCTCCAACCCTCTCAGAACAG GTATATCTATTACTTTGGAGGGCTGCTCTCAGGGGCCATCAAAATGAACAGCAGTCCGCTCTTCCTCCATCAGGTCCTCATTCCTACCATCCCCAACTTCCAGGAAGATGGAG GTTTCTTCCCTTTCCTGAAGATCTATCAGTCCATGCAGCTTGTCTACACTTCTGGCATCTA tgaTCTGCAGGGCTCTGGGAGCAGACGGCTGATTGTTACTATTGAGCCTGCACTGCTGCTGAAAGGAGACATAATG GTAAAGTGTTATCACAGGCAGGTTCAGTCTGCTGAGAGGGACTCTGTGTTTCGACTGCAGTTTCATACGTGCACCATTCATGGAGCTCAGCTCTGGTTCGGCAAAGGGGAACTGGATGAAGCTTGTTCAG ATGACAGATTTCCCTCTGATGCCACAGTGGAATTTGTGTTTTCGTCTGGGCCTGAGAAAATCAAAG GGAGGGTGAGCCAGAGGAATGATCCAGCTGTCAGCGTGGACTATAACACAAATGATCCGGTGGTGCGCTGGGACTCTTATGAGAACTTCAATCAGAGACATCAGGACAGCCTAGAGG ATATTGCGCACACACGTGGGCCTCTAGATGGCAGCCTGTACGCTCAGGTAAAAAAGCGTCGCGCTGCAGGCTCCACCTCCACCTCCCTGCCATCCACCAATGGGAGCCCTGCAAGGAGCCCTGCAAGGAGCTCTGAGGAGCGTCCAAGTCAGCTTCTGTCTGTTAGCACTGATTCTGGACACTCATCTGTCCCACCTGACCGGCTCGATGAGCCGACTCGACAGGCCCCGCCTACTCAGCAAGAGAGGGAGGAGCTTGAGCGCCTCCTGGGTGGGATTGAAGGCGATGGAGGGAGGGATCGTGACCGAGAAACAGCCATTTTGGATGATGGTGATTCCTTGCCTCCTGAAAGGACTGGGTCACTGAGGTTAGGCCGTTCATGCTCATGTCGGGTGGGCTACCGATCTCAGCGTTGTGCTGAGCCTGGATGCGATGGACTCCACCACTTATCCAATGGGTACTGCCTTGATCGTCCCACCACCACTAATGGACACACAGGGGCTCCTTCTCCAGGGATGCCATCTGTCATAGGGCTTTGCCAACACCACAGTGCCCATCCTCACCAATCCCTGCCGCCACCAGATCTGCTCTGGGACCGTCAACAGGGTCCACAGCACTACCTTCATCGCACTTGCTCAGAGGGGCCATCACGCCACCTGTGTCCATATCCATCCCAAGAGATCAGCCCCCATCCACATAGTCTGTCTCCCCGACTGCTCTGTAGGGCGGAAGAGTACATTGCAtacccccaccaccaccacaacCATCCACACCACCCAAAACCCAGCGGCCCCTACCACGATGTCATGATGATTGATGGCCTAGTGACACCCGGCTGCCCCTGTCGGGACTGCTGTCTGCGGCGAGAAGATTTCCACACCCTCCGTTTGGACAGAGAGGAGGGAATACACTGGGAGAGGGAGGCAGAGCTTCACCGGGATACTGGGTTAAGACGGGGCCGAGAGGCTGATATGCAAAGAGGGGCAGAGATATGGGACCGGGAGGCAGGGCTACGAAGGGGCAGAGAAATGTCTCTACACTGGGACAGAGACCGAGAGGCAGAACTACAGTGGGAGAGAGAACGAGAGGCAGAATACTGGCACAGGAGGGCTACAGTATCCCCCTATGGGCCTCATGGACATGAATTACCAGCATTTAACTTCGATCCACTTCCCGCAGGCCATCCTGCATACCCCGAACCCTCCCGGTCCCATTCTCACGCCCATCTGGATCTCAAATACAGTAGCAGTTCCAGTGGATACCAGACACCACACCAAACGTGCCCCTGCTCCCCCTACCAGCCGTCACCTTCAGAGAGTCGTGGCTATGCCTCAGGTTACCAGTCTGAGTCCACGTCCCCTCTTCCACCTCCCTCCGCCTCCTGCTCTGGCCCAGTGCACCATGCCAGCGGGCCTACAGATAACCAAACAGACTCCCACCCTCAGCAGTACACCTCTGATACAAATACAG ATAGCATAGGCTGGCGTAGTCACATTACCCATGGTTCCTTGCGGCGGACACATCGAGATCCACATGCCCCATGTTCAACACCCTCTGATATTTCAGGACCTCCAACACCAGTTCACACAAGCAGCCCCTTGCGAACCCAGGAGAG CCTGAGTGTCCGTGAGCATGAGTCAAGAGAGGTGAACAGTGAAAGCAGTTCAGCCCACTCCCACAACAGGACGCACCCACCTGCCCCACAGTCCAACAGTACCAGTCCGGGGTGTCGGCAAACTGCACTTTCTTCCAGTCAAGAGATTCCTGAGATACACCCCTTTCCTGCCACACCCACCACTGCCCAACAACTCTCTGCCCATTCCTCGCCAACAACACCTTCCACCCCACAAATCTCAGCAGAACACCCCACCTCTTTAACACCttcatcaaaatccacccaatCACAAACAAACAGCTCACCTACTGCTGCTACAGTGCCACCCACACGGGAAATGGTACTACAATCAACTGAGACTGTTAAACCAGCACTCTCACGAGGTCCATCTTCTCCCATCCCGTCCGAGTCCATCCCAGCTCACTCACAGAGCAATGGAGTATCACCATCTCCTGAACCAGACACCCCTTCTGCTTCTTCTGCCCCTGCGTCCCCTCAGCTGCCCACTGGCGAACACGAGAGCTCTTCTTCCCCTGAACCCCCAGTGCCTGGTTTTGCGACACTGGGTAGGAAGCTGATGTTGGGCTCTGAAACCTCACTTCCTACTGGACACAGTATGGATGGCAGTCCCAGCTCCACTCCCACCTTTCCCATCTCTCCAGCCTGCTGCACCCCATCTCCTCCACCAGGCTCCTACTCAGGGTGCCTAGCCGCCTCCGTCCCACAGCCTCCCCTCCCTGAGAAACGCCGCCCATCCGGCCTGCCAGGATCACCCAACGGGAGGTCTGGAACGCTGAGGGCGTCCATGAGTCATCAGCCCTCTGTCCAACACCACGTTACATTCTCACCTTCAGTAGGAGAGCTGACTGTGCCTGCTGGACAGGGAGAAGTTGGTGTGGAGGGTGAGATGGGCAGCCGTGTCAGTGTGAAATTTGTGCAGGACAGCTCTCGATTTTGGTATAAACCTGGCATCTCCAGAGAGCAAG CTATAGCAGCACTGAAGGAAAGAGAACCAGGGGCCTTCCTCATCCGAGACAGTAACTCTTTCCAGGGGGCTTACGGTCTGGCCCTAAAAGTTGCCAGCCCACCCCCCAACGTCAATAACCATAGCAGCAAAG GAGGAGACCCTCTGGAACAGCTGGTTCGACACTTCCTGATTGAGACAGGACCTCGAGGAGTGAAGATTAAGGGCTGTCAAAATGAGCCCTACTTTG GGAGTCTTTCAGCACTGGTGTATCAGCATTCCATTACACCTATCTCTCTGCCCTGTGCCCTCCGCATCCCAGAGAAAG ACCCAATAGGTGAATTCGTGGAGGTTCAGCCAGTCAGTAACATGAGTACAGCTGCAGACCTTCTGAAACAGGGAGCAG CCTGCAATGTGCTGTACCTGAACTCAGTTGAGACCGAGTCTCTCACGGGACCCCAGGCTATCGCTAAAGCCACAGGGGCCACAATGTTACGCAGCCCTCGGCCCTCTGCGACAGTGGTCCACTTTAAGGTGTCAGCCCAGGGCATTACACTGACAGACAGTCAGCGCAG GGTGTTTTTCAGGAGACATTATCCAATCAACAGCGTGACTTTCAGCAATGTGGACCCACAAGACAGGAG